A genomic segment from Patescibacteria group bacterium encodes:
- a CDS encoding methionine adenosyltransferase, which yields MKKYLTSESVTEGHPDKLADQISDAILDVYLRKDFKSRVACETLITKDNIIVAGEITSSAQVDIEQIVKKVVNNVGYNNPDYGFDINNCEIRVFIQKQSPDISQGVNAIKLTAIGAGDQGLMYGYATNETDEYMPLPIVLAHKLTKQLMLIRKSKKLAYLRPDGKSQVTVEYKNNKPSKINNIVVAAQHNPKIDINQLRADIIKNVIQPVIPQKMFTSNIKYFINTTGRFVFGGPAADTGLTGRKIIIDTYGGAGRHGGGCFSGKDPSKVDRSASYGARWVAKNIVAAGLADKIEIQLAYSIGKAQPLSINIDTFNTAKLADEKIIKIINKVFDLRPGMLIKELDLLRPIYQPTAKYGHFGRDDLDLPWEKLNKLNSINSLLSR from the coding sequence ATGAAAAAATATTTAACATCAGAGTCTGTAACAGAAGGACATCCAGATAAATTAGCAGATCAAATATCAGATGCTATTTTGGATGTTTATCTGAGAAAAGATTTTAAGTCACGAGTTGCTTGCGAAACATTAATAACAAAAGATAATATTATTGTGGCTGGCGAAATTACTTCTAGTGCACAAGTAGATATTGAACAAATCGTTAAAAAAGTTGTTAATAATGTTGGCTATAATAATCCTGATTATGGTTTTGATATTAATAATTGTGAGATTAGGGTATTTATTCAAAAGCAATCTCCAGATATTTCTCAGGGAGTTAATGCAATTAAATTAACAGCCATTGGGGCAGGTGATCAAGGATTAATGTATGGCTATGCAACTAACGAAACAGATGAATACATGCCCCTGCCAATTGTTTTAGCGCATAAACTTACCAAACAATTAATGCTTATTAGAAAGAGTAAAAAATTGGCTTATTTAAGACCTGATGGAAAAAGTCAGGTAACAGTAGAATACAAGAATAATAAACCAAGCAAAATAAATAATATTGTCGTGGCAGCACAGCATAATCCTAAGATTGACATAAATCAATTAAGGGCAGATATTATTAAAAATGTCATTCAACCAGTTATTCCTCAAAAAATGTTTACTTCTAATATTAAATATTTTATTAATACCACGGGCCGTTTTGTATTTGGTGGTCCAGCAGCAGACACTGGTTTAACAGGACGAAAAATTATTATTGATACATATGGAGGAGCAGGTAGACATGGTGGGGGATGTTTTTCCGGAAAAGATCCAAGCAAGGTTGATAGAAGTGCTAGCTATGGAGCGCGTTGGGTGGCTAAAAACATAGTAGCCGCGGGGTTGGCAGATAAAATTGAAATACAGTTGGCCTATTCTATTGGTAAAGCTCAACCATTATCAATTAACATAGATACTTTTAATACTGCCAAGCTAGCAGATGAAAAAATTATTAAAATAATAAACAAAGTATTTGATTTAAGACCAGGTATGTTAATTAAAGAACTTGATTTATTAAGGCCAATTTATCAGCCAACGGCTAAATACGGACATTTTGGCAGGGATGATTTGGATTTGCCATGGGAAAAGTTAAACAAGCTAAATTCAATTAATTCCTTATTAAGTAGATGA
- the cadA gene encoding cadmium-translocating P-type ATPase — MEKKEILKIKGMHCASCSTIIENKLKKTEGVNSINVNFANEKAYLDFDINKINLKQITKIINNLGYKIQSKEEVNTNDYSSSLKKRLIFSFIFGLPVVYMSMGKMIGLPIPYFIETNTHIIEFIFASVVIGFSIKIWTNGIKNLLQLKPNMDSLVFIGTLSAYVYSLAISLSLIFGYKTIIQDLYYESAVFILIFINLGKYLEAITKGKTSQAIKKLIGLQPKQAIILKDNQEVKIDVSEVKVNDIILIKPGAKIPVDGIIIDGYSSVDEKMITGESIPVEKNINEQVIGGTINKTGFLKFKATKIGKDTMLSQIIETVEKAMGSKPPIQLLADKTALYFVPAVIFIAIIALTTWLLLGKSFAFALTAFVAVLIIACPCALGLATPTAIMVGTGLAAKYGILIKSSQALEKAKNVDFIIFDKTGTLTKGEPTVTDIIKITQNTNEQTILQLAASIEKYSEHPLAQAIINKAKEKQINLLEAKNFQAILGKGIKADINNQTILLGKPALIKENQINIDLIEKKLQNLEASGKTCVILSVDKKIHGIIAIADTLKEYSQLAIAKLHKLNKKTGIITGDNIMVGQAIAKQLGMDKVLADVLPSDKAAEIAKLQKQGYKVCMVGDGINDAPALAQADIGIALGSGSDIAVETGEIVLIKDDLRDVVTAIDLSKYTLKKIKQNLFWAFFYNTISIPVAAGAFYSMTQSLLSPSIAAGAMAFSSVSVISNALLMKRYKPLIK; from the coding sequence ATGGAAAAAAAAGAAATATTAAAAATAAAAGGCATGCATTGCGCTTCTTGTTCAACAATTATTGAAAATAAACTAAAAAAAACAGAGGGAGTAAATTCAATTAATGTAAATTTTGCCAATGAAAAGGCTTATTTAGATTTTGATATCAATAAAATCAACCTCAAACAAATAACTAAAATTATTAATAACCTAGGATATAAAATTCAGTCAAAAGAGGAAGTAAACACCAATGATTATTCCTCCTCTCTAAAAAAACGCCTTATTTTTAGCTTTATATTTGGGCTACCTGTTGTTTATATGTCTATGGGGAAAATGATTGGTCTGCCAATCCCCTATTTTATAGAAACAAATACTCATATAATCGAATTTATTTTTGCCTCTGTTGTTATTGGATTTTCTATTAAAATATGGACAAATGGAATTAAAAATTTATTACAACTCAAACCAAATATGGATTCATTGGTTTTTATTGGAACCCTATCTGCTTATGTTTATAGTTTAGCAATTTCTTTATCATTGATATTTGGCTATAAAACCATCATACAAGATTTATATTATGAAAGCGCTGTCTTTATTTTAATTTTTATTAATTTAGGAAAATATCTTGAAGCCATTACAAAGGGAAAAACTAGCCAAGCAATTAAAAAATTAATTGGGCTTCAGCCAAAGCAGGCAATAATTTTAAAAGACAATCAAGAAGTAAAAATAGACGTATCAGAAGTAAAAGTAAATGATATTATTTTAATTAAGCCAGGAGCAAAAATTCCAGTTGATGGAATTATTATTGATGGCTATTCAAGCGTTGATGAAAAAATGATTACCGGAGAAAGTATTCCAGTTGAAAAAAATATTAATGAGCAAGTTATTGGAGGAACCATCAACAAAACAGGTTTTTTAAAATTTAAAGCAACTAAAATTGGAAAAGATACTATGTTATCTCAAATTATTGAAACCGTAGAGAAAGCCATGGGGTCTAAACCGCCAATTCAACTTTTGGCTGATAAAACTGCTCTTTATTTTGTGCCAGCTGTTATTTTTATAGCCATCATAGCGTTAACAACCTGGTTATTATTAGGTAAATCATTTGCTTTTGCCTTAACAGCTTTTGTGGCTGTTCTTATCATTGCCTGCCCCTGCGCTTTAGGGTTAGCCACTCCAACCGCCATAATGGTTGGAACTGGATTAGCAGCCAAATATGGCATTTTAATTAAAAGCAGTCAGGCACTAGAAAAAGCCAAAAATGTTGATTTTATAATTTTTGACAAAACAGGCACATTAACAAAAGGAGAACCAACTGTCACTGATATAATTAAAATAACCCAAAACACAAATGAACAAACCATACTACAATTAGCAGCTTCAATTGAAAAGTATTCAGAACATCCTTTAGCACAAGCAATCATTAACAAAGCTAAAGAGAAGCAAATAAATTTACTTGAAGCTAAAAACTTTCAAGCAATTTTAGGAAAAGGAATAAAGGCAGATATAAATAATCAAACAATATTATTGGGTAAACCAGCTCTAATAAAAGAAAATCAAATTAATATTGATTTGATTGAAAAAAAACTACAAAACTTAGAAGCAAGCGGAAAAACCTGTGTAATATTAAGTGTTGATAAAAAAATCCATGGAATTATCGCTATTGCCGATACATTAAAAGAATATTCTCAATTAGCAATTGCTAAACTTCATAAATTAAACAAAAAAACAGGCATTATTACAGGAGATAATATTATGGTTGGGCAAGCAATTGCTAAACAGCTTGGCATGGATAAAGTTTTAGCAGATGTCCTGCCTTCAGATAAAGCAGCTGAAATAGCCAAACTACAAAAACAAGGATACAAGGTGTGCATGGTCGGGGATGGTATTAATGATGCTCCTGCTTTAGCCCAGGCTGACATTGGTATTGCACTTGGATCTGGCAGTGACATTGCCGTGGAAACAGGAGAAATAGTATTAATTAAAGACGATTTGCGAGATGTTGTAACAGCCATTGATTTAAGTAAATATACCCTTAAAAAAATAAAACAAAATCTTTTTTGGGCATTTTTTTATAATACAATTAGTATTCCAGTTGCTGCTGGAGCTTTTTACTCTATGACTCAATCACTGCTATCCCCTAGTATTGCAGCTGGAGCCATGGCTTTTTCTTCTGTTAGCGTTATTTCTAACGCCTTGCTAATGAAAAGATATAAACCATTAATTAAATAA
- a CDS encoding sulfite exporter TauE/SafE family protein — MLKKIKIKIKGTHCQSCKTLIETEVDILKGVKDITVDHVTGKTEIEFDDNQISQRKIFAKIEKLKYKVEKIKKTKAQVNKKKKMLIASGLFILLIIVYVLIKNSGALELLAKLNEAKISYWLIFLIGILVSFHCVGMCGGLVVAYTARHHAKGDKQTKASWPHIQYNLGRTISYTMVGGILGGLGSFFAINPTFTGSVILIAGIFMILMGLSFITSMSWFEKIKLKMPSFMGKFLYSQRHTRKPKGPFIIGLLNGLMPCGPLQAMQIYALASGSIVRGALSMGIYALGTVPLMFGFGNFISLISKDKIKQVMKISGIVVIILGLFMINRGLTNFGYGFREFVPRESSAQTEFIVTGDVKEYQTVNMAIKYRGYDPNVIYIKKGVPVRWIITAKEMTRCTDEIILHDGYNIRKKLKQGKNIIEFTPTKVGEIKFSCWMQMVWGKFIVTDENKQPSRETIYKESLNLPEGSCGGTTGSSGSCGGDCGIPSCGCGSIIRAY, encoded by the coding sequence ATGCTTAAAAAAATCAAAATCAAAATCAAAGGAACTCATTGTCAAAGTTGCAAGACATTGATTGAAACAGAAGTTGATATTTTAAAAGGAGTTAAAGATATTACAGTTGACCATGTTACTGGAAAAACTGAAATAGAATTTGATGACAACCAAATATCTCAACGAAAAATTTTTGCTAAAATTGAAAAATTAAAATATAAGGTTGAAAAGATTAAAAAAACAAAAGCACAAGTAAATAAAAAGAAGAAGATGTTAATTGCTTCTGGATTATTTATTTTACTAATCATTGTTTATGTTTTAATTAAAAATTCTGGTGCACTTGAATTACTAGCTAAATTAAATGAAGCCAAAATAAGTTATTGGCTTATTTTTTTAATTGGCATCTTGGTTAGCTTTCATTGTGTTGGTATGTGTGGAGGATTAGTAGTTGCTTATACGGCCAGACATCATGCCAAGGGAGATAAACAAACAAAAGCTTCTTGGCCCCATATTCAATACAATCTTGGAAGAACAATATCTTATACAATGGTTGGCGGAATTTTAGGTGGATTGGGATCATTTTTTGCCATCAACCCTACTTTTACAGGCAGTGTTATCTTAATAGCTGGTATTTTTATGATTTTAATGGGATTATCTTTTATTACCAGTATGTCCTGGTTTGAAAAAATCAAACTTAAAATGCCATCTTTTATGGGAAAATTTCTTTACTCACAAAGACATACTAGAAAACCAAAGGGACCTTTTATCATTGGTTTACTTAATGGCCTTATGCCTTGTGGACCATTGCAAGCAATGCAAATATATGCCCTAGCATCTGGGAGCATTGTCAGAGGAGCTCTTTCAATGGGAATATATGCATTAGGAACAGTGCCATTAATGTTTGGTTTTGGTAATTTTATTTCTTTAATTAGTAAAGATAAAATTAAACAAGTAATGAAAATATCAGGAATTGTAGTGATAATACTTGGATTATTTATGATTAACAGAGGTTTGACTAATTTTGGATATGGCTTTAGGGAATTTGTGCCACGAGAATCAAGTGCCCAAACAGAGTTTATAGTAACTGGCGATGTTAAGGAATATCAAACAGTTAATATGGCAATTAAATACAGAGGATATGATCCAAATGTTATATATATTAAAAAAGGCGTTCCTGTTAGATGGATTATTACTGCAAAAGAAATGACCAGATGCACTGATGAAATCATTCTGCATGATGGATATAATATAAGAAAAAAATTAAAACAAGGTAAAAATATTATTGAATTTACACCAACCAAAGTTGGTGAAATTAAGTTTTCTTGCTGGATGCAAATGGTTTGGGGCAAATTTATTGTCACTGATGAAAACAAACAACCGTCAAGAGAAACTATCTACAAAGAATCACTTAATTTACCTGAAGGAAGTTGTGGAGGCACTACTGGAAGCAGTGGCTCATGTGGCGGAGATTGTGGCATCCCAAGTTGTGGTTGTGGTTCTATAATTAGGGCATATTAA
- a CDS encoding DUF2318 domain-containing protein, with protein MSKKYLSFIIIAIVVIIGGIMIIQSRGNKIERNKQNNSVAYQCEINKMIFYYLDTCGWCQKVKDEGTISELESFGVKVEQINANTGQVRHQFRTVPTFVINEKLYSGYKKLPELKELLKCSTNQPTFSQNTIPFKASMKLPNIKFNGENGQNLSLLSNKVILNASDIDVDGFHYYNTELPNGKVVYYFVVKDKNGVYRAAANACQVCFDARLGFKKEGDFMTCDACGNKYPLAKIATEKGGCNPAPINPNLKNENGKIKITLSELEKIANLF; from the coding sequence ATGTCAAAAAAATATTTATCATTTATTATTATTGCTATTGTAGTAATAATAGGAGGAATAATGATCATTCAATCAAGAGGAAACAAAATTGAAAGAAATAAACAAAACAATTCAGTAGCTTATCAATGTGAAATCAATAAAATGATTTTTTATTATCTTGACACTTGTGGCTGGTGTCAAAAAGTAAAAGATGAAGGGACTATTTCAGAATTAGAATCATTCGGAGTAAAAGTTGAGCAAATCAATGCTAATACTGGACAAGTTCGACATCAATTCAGGACAGTTCCGACTTTTGTAATAAATGAAAAACTATATAGTGGATACAAAAAACTACCTGAATTAAAAGAATTATTAAAATGTTCAACAAATCAACCAACTTTTTCACAAAACACAATCCCTTTTAAAGCATCTATGAAATTGCCTAATATTAAGTTTAATGGAGAAAATGGACAAAATCTTTCGTTATTAAGCAATAAAGTAATCTTAAATGCAAGTGATATTGATGTTGATGGATTTCATTATTACAATACAGAACTTCCTAATGGAAAAGTCGTTTATTATTTTGTTGTTAAAGACAAAAATGGTGTTTATAGGGCAGCTGCCAATGCCTGCCAAGTTTGTTTTGATGCTAGATTAGGATTTAAAAAAGAGGGTGATTTTATGACTTGTGATGCTTGTGGAAATAAATATCCTTTAGCTAAAATTGCAACTGAAAAGGGTGGTTGTAATCCAGCGCCAATCAATCCAAACTTAAAAAACGAGAATGGAAAAATAAAAATTACTCTATCAGAGCTCGAAAAAATTGCTAACCTTTTTTAA
- a CDS encoding metal-sensing transcriptional repressor, translated as MTNEKKKVLVNFKKVQGLMTKINSMIENKEYCINIMQQNLAAIGLLKSAHQKLMENHLKTCFKKAMGTSNEKLKTQMTKEVLGVTKLFNK; from the coding sequence ATGACCAATGAAAAAAAGAAAGTCCTTGTTAATTTTAAAAAGGTTCAAGGCCTAATGACAAAAATTAATAGTATGATAGAAAACAAGGAATATTGCATTAACATTATGCAACAAAATTTAGCTGCTATTGGACTATTAAAATCAGCTCATCAAAAATTAATGGAAAACCATCTTAAAACTTGTTTTAAGAAAGCAATGGGGACAAGTAACGAAAAACTAAAAACACAAATGACAAAAGAAGTCCTTGGTGTTACTAAATTATTTAATAAATAA
- a CDS encoding ABC-F family ATP-binding cassette domain-containing protein has translation MLRIYNKSKSFYMIANSNNFEFNILKKEKIKTKVLRVEKISKSFNNKDLFKDINFTMAKKQKKALVGNNGSGKSTLLKIMAGEENSDFGRIETNNMKIEYLPQELSIKNDLNLNILDYLKKITHIMQIEKTMKELAEDLADKKKLKEYGKLQEQYERLNGYDFESIAEIILSGFGLEKYLDKKVEELSGGEKSKLMFVGALLRSPDMLLLDEPTSNLDLQSIIWLENFIKQSDMACLVVSHDKIFLDNIIGGTIEIDSYKKNIIEQSGSYSEFLERKQKKNEREKNEYKKGQKKISNLEKIAKKKKQWAIQGSGQSTKDKDKYLRGHQRDRSSKMGSGAKAIDRQIKRIKETTKQPFQEKELQIKIEFKEISTKNSIQLDQLKVGYKDGFSLGPIDLDIKHGEKIVFVGDNGAGKSTLLKTIAQKIKPISGKIEIGKQLNVGNFMQNHEDLPLDQTIFSYIKKNSNIRDDEIHRILNHFEFQSDYIDKKIKNLSPGERTKLILAKFSVKKANVLILDEPTNYLDIRTMKAIEIALKNYEGTIIMSSHDRYFLEKINPDKFYLVADKKVKYLSDYSKHRKSIKNKVQGLTKKVQNFL, from the coding sequence ATGTTAAGAATATATAATAAATCAAAATCATTTTATATGATAGCCAATAGCAATAATTTTGAATTTAATATCTTGAAAAAGGAAAAAATCAAAACAAAGGTTTTAAGAGTAGAAAAAATATCAAAATCTTTTAATAATAAAGATCTTTTTAAAGATATTAATTTTACCATGGCTAAAAAACAAAAAAAAGCTCTTGTTGGAAATAACGGGTCCGGCAAAAGTACTTTATTAAAAATAATGGCAGGGGAAGAAAATTCAGATTTTGGGAGAATTGAGACAAATAATATGAAAATAGAATATTTGCCACAAGAACTATCAATTAAAAATGATTTAAATTTAAATATTTTAGATTATTTAAAAAAAATAACACATATAATGCAGATAGAAAAAACAATGAAAGAATTAGCAGAGGATCTAGCAGATAAAAAAAAATTAAAAGAATACGGAAAATTACAGGAACAGTATGAAAGATTAAATGGATATGACTTTGAATCAATTGCAGAGATAATCCTATCAGGATTTGGACTAGAGAAATATTTAGATAAAAAAGTAGAAGAGCTAAGTGGAGGAGAGAAATCTAAATTGATGTTTGTCGGAGCTTTGTTAAGAAGCCCAGACATGTTATTGTTAGATGAACCAACAAGTAATTTGGACTTACAATCAATTATTTGGCTAGAAAACTTTATTAAACAAAGTGATATGGCTTGTTTGGTTGTTTCGCATGATAAAATATTTTTAGATAATATTATAGGAGGAACAATTGAAATAGATTCTTATAAAAAAAATATTATTGAACAATCTGGTAGTTATTCTGAATTTTTAGAAAGAAAACAAAAAAAAAATGAAAGAGAAAAAAATGAATATAAAAAAGGACAAAAAAAAATTAGTAATTTAGAAAAAATTGCTAAAAAGAAAAAACAATGGGCAATACAAGGATCTGGCCAATCTACTAAAGACAAGGATAAATATTTGCGCGGGCACCAAAGAGATCGTTCTTCAAAAATGGGGAGCGGAGCAAAAGCTATTGACAGGCAAATTAAAAGAATAAAAGAAACAACGAAACAACCATTTCAAGAAAAAGAATTACAAATAAAAATAGAATTTAAAGAAATAAGCACAAAAAATTCAATTCAATTAGATCAACTTAAAGTTGGCTACAAAGATGGGTTTTCATTGGGTCCAATAGATTTAGATATTAAACACGGAGAAAAGATTGTTTTTGTTGGAGATAATGGAGCTGGTAAAAGTACATTGCTTAAAACAATAGCTCAAAAAATTAAACCAATATCAGGAAAAATAGAAATAGGCAAGCAATTAAATGTTGGTAATTTTATGCAAAATCATGAAGATTTGCCGTTAGATCAGACAATTTTTTCTTATATTAAAAAAAATTCTAATATAAGGGATGATGAAATCCATCGTATATTAAATCATTTTGAATTTCAATCTGATTATATAGATAAAAAAATCAAAAATTTAAGTCCAGGAGAAAGAACAAAGTTAATTTTAGCAAAGTTTTCAGTAAAAAAAGCGAATGTTTTAATTTTAGATGAACCAACAAATTATCTTGATATTAGAACAATGAAAGCAATAGAAATTGCGTTAAAAAATTATGAAGGGACAATTATAATGTCTTCTCATGACCGTTATTTTTTAGAAAAAATAAATCCAGATAAATTTTATTTGGTAGCAGATAAAAAGGTCAAATATTTATCAGATTATAGTAAACATAGAAAATCAATAAAAAATAAAGTTCAAGGTTTAACTAAAAAAGTACAAAATTTTTTATAA
- a CDS encoding radical SAM protein — MDAPIAIELQITDKCNLRCKHCCQDNYSKIMPMNKIKEILKILYKKNVFEISLVGGELFTHPNIWDILDLCNNYDFAINIITNATLLDNKFIKKLAKFKNIVFLVSLEGVHMVNDKIRGIGVFKKVDKVLQNLKKHNIHVEISTTISKNNINNYQEIIDYSKSLDIPCNFNLFKPFHCSQKNLILDPDKYFNFVQDIFSQRLKNKAKIGLTNAAIVSCLMCEKDRNECRATLSGLTINVDGKMVPCPFLKLAGYYNNNILPTFNKNFLNAWKNNFLFMKFREGNIKECQARSYIFSKNINGLDPYGIQEFKKYLKQINKRA; from the coding sequence ATGGATGCACCGATTGCAATTGAATTACAAATTACAGACAAATGTAATTTAAGATGCAAACATTGTTGTCAGGATAATTATTCAAAAATAATGCCCATGAATAAAATCAAAGAAATTTTGAAGATATTATATAAAAAAAATGTTTTTGAAATTAGTTTGGTTGGCGGAGAATTATTTACACATCCAAATATTTGGGATATTTTAGATTTGTGTAATAATTATGATTTTGCAATTAACATAATAACTAATGCTACATTGTTAGATAATAAATTCATAAAAAAATTAGCAAAATTCAAAAATATTGTATTTTTAGTTAGTTTGGAAGGCGTTCACATGGTTAATGACAAGATAAGAGGAATAGGTGTTTTTAAAAAAGTTGATAAAGTTCTTCAAAATTTAAAAAAACATAATATACATGTAGAAATTTCTACAACAATAAGTAAAAATAATATTAATAATTATCAAGAGATAATAGATTATAGTAAGTCGTTAGACATTCCTTGTAATTTTAATTTATTTAAACCATTTCATTGTAGTCAAAAAAATCTTATACTTGATCCAGACAAATATTTTAATTTTGTTCAAGATATTTTTAGTCAAAGATTAAAAAACAAAGCGAAAATTGGGTTAACTAATGCAGCAATTGTTTCTTGTTTAATGTGCGAAAAAGATAGAAATGAATGCAGGGCCACATTGTCTGGATTAACAATAAATGTTGATGGAAAAATGGTTCCATGCCCTTTTTTAAAATTAGCTGGGTATTATAATAATAATATTTTGCCAACCTTTAATAAAAATTTTTTAAATGCATGGAAAAATAATTTTTTATTTATGAAATTTCGGGAAGGAAACATTAAAGAATGTCAAGCTCGATCTTATATTTTTAGTAAAAATATAAATGGACTTGATCCATACGGAATTCAAGAGTTCAA